The following coding sequences are from one Panicum hallii strain FIL2 chromosome 5, PHallii_v3.1, whole genome shotgun sequence window:
- the LOC112895464 gene encoding receptor protein kinase-like protein ZAR1: MALRLLLPLLLLAAADALTPDGQALLAFKSAVVQDPTGALANWDATAADPCAWNGVACSSSPTDATQPRRVVALSLPKKRLVAALPTAPLPSSLRHLNLRSNRLFGPVPPELVSGAPALQSLVLYGNALDGPLPDELGDLPFLQILDLSSNALNGSLPPSILKCRRLRALALARNNLTGPLPAGFGAQLSALERLDLSFNGFSGAIPEDIGNLSRLQGTVDLSHNHFSGLIPPSLGRLPEKVYIDLTYNNLSGPIPQNGALENRGPTAFVGNPGLCGPPLKNPCSPDAMPSSNPSLPNDGESSAPDAAGGGKGKGKGLGKIAIVAIVLSDVVGILIIALVFFYCYWRAVSSKDRKGHNAAAGSKGSRCGKDCGCFSRDESGTPSEHAEQYDLVALDQQVRFDLDELLKASAFVLGKSGIGIVYKVVLEDGLTMAVRRLGEGGLQRFKEFQTEVEAIGKVRHPNIVTLRAYYWSFDEKLLIYDYLPNGSLSAALHGKPGTMTFTPLPWESRLNIMKGVAKGMSFLHEFSPKKYVHGDLRPNNVLLGTHMEPYISDFGLGRLANIAGTSPFMQSDRVGLEKAQSQQSNASVSPLMSKGSCYQAPEALKTLKPSQKWDVYSYGVVLLEMITGRSPAVLLETMQMDLVQWVQFCIEDKKPSADVLDPFLARDSEREDEMIAVLKVALACVQANPERRPSMRHVADTLERLNGSS, translated from the exons ATGGCGCTCCGTCTCCTGctccccctgctcctcctcgccgccgccgacgcgctcACGCCGGACGGGCAGGCGCTGCTGGCGTTCAAATCGGCCGTCGTCCAGGACCCCACGGGCGCGCTCGCCAACTGGGACGCCACCGCCGCGGACCCCTGCGCCTGGAACGGCGtcgcctgctcctcctcccccaCCGACGCCACCCAGCCCCGCCGCGTCGTCGCGCTCTCGCTCCCCAAGAAGCGCCTCGTCGCGGCGCTCCCGACGGCGCCGCTCCCGTCCTCGCTGCGCCACCTCAACCTCCGCAGCAACCGCCTCTTCGGCCCCGTCCCGCCCGAGCTCGTCTCCGGCGCGCCCGCGCTCCAGAGCCTCGTCCTCTACGGGAACGCGCTCGACGGCCCGCTCCCCGACGAGCTCGGGGACCTGCCCTTCCTCCAGATCCTCGACCTCTCCTCCAACGCCCTCAACGGCTCCCTACCGCCCTCGATCCTCAaatgccgccgcctccgcgcgctcgcgctcgcGCGGAACAACCTCACGGGCCCGCTCCCCGCCGGCTTCGGCGCACAGCTCTCCGCGCTGGAGCGGCTCGACCTCTCCTTCAACGGCTTCTCCGGCGCCATCCCGGAGGACATCGGGAACCTCTCCAGGCTCCAGGGGACGGTCGACCTCTCGCACAACCACTTCTCCGGCCTAATCCCGCCGAGCCTCGGGAGGCTTCCCGAGAAGGTTTACATCGATCTCACCTACAACAACCTCTCCGGCCCGATCCCGCAGAACGGGGCGCTCGAGAACCGGGGGCCCACGGCGTTCGTCGGCAACCCGGGCCTCTGCGGACCGCCGCTCAAGAACCCCTGCTCGCCCGACGCCATGCCGTCGTCCAACCCGTCCCTGCCCAACGACGGGGAGTCGTCCGCGCCCGACGCGGCCGGTGGCGGCAAGGGGAAGGGCAAGGGGCTGGGGAAGATTGCCATTGTGGCCATCGTGCTGAGCGATGTGGTGGGGATTTTGATCATTGCGCTCGTCTTCTTCTACTGCTACTGGAGGGCAGTTTCATCCAAGGACAGAAAGGGACACAATGCGGCTGCTGGTTCTAAGGGGTCGAGGTGCGGAAAGGATTGTGGATGTTTCAGTAGGGATGAGTCCGGGACTCCATCCGAGCACGCCGAGCAGTACGATCTCGTGGCCTTGGACCAGCAAGTGAGGTTTGATCTGGATGAGCTGCTCAAGGCTTCCGCGTTTGTGCTGGGGAAGAGTGGGATTGGGATCGTGTATAAGGTGGTTCTTGAGGACGGGCTCACCATGGCGGTCAGGCGGCTTGGGGAGGGGGGATTGCAGAGGTTTAAGGAATTTCAGACCGAGGTTGAGGCAATCGGCAAGGTCCGGCATCCCAACATTGTTACCTTGAGAGCCTACTACTGGTCTTTTGATGAGAAGCTGCTGATATATGATTACCTTCCTAATGGCAGCCTCTCTGCAGCACTTCATG GTAAACCTGGGACGATGACATTCACGCCATTGCCATGGGAATCCCGATTGAACATCATGAAAGGAGTTGCCAAGGGGATGTCTTTCTTGCATGAGTTCAGCCCCAAAAAGTATGTCCATGGGGACTTGAGGCCAAATAACGTCCTCCTTGGAACACACATGGAGCCATACATCTCAGACTTCGGCCTCGGGCGGCTTGCAAACATTGCTGGAACATCACCTTTCATGCAATCAGATCGAGTCGGTCTAGAAAAGGCCCAGAGCCAACAGTCAAATGCCTCAGTGAGCCCTCTCATGAGCAAAGGGTCATGCTACCAAGCGCCCGAAGCGCTGAAGACGCTGAAACCATCACAGAAATGGGACGTCTACTCCTACGGTGTGGTCTTGCTTGAAATGATCACTGGCAGATCGCCTGCGGTTCTCTTGGAGACCATGCAGATGGATCTCGTCCAGTGGGTCCAGTTCTGCATCGAGGACAAGAAACCGTCTGCCGACGTGCTCGATCCTTTCCTCGCCCGGGACTCGGAACGGGAGGATGAGATGATCGCAGTGCTGAAAGTCGCCCTTGCTTGTGTTCAAGCCAACCCTGAGAGGAGGCCATCGATGAGGCATGTAGCAGATACCTTGGAGCGCCTCAATGGGTCGAGCTAG